In Deinococcus psychrotolerans, the genomic window GACTGCCCAAGAACAGCGGGCCGAGCAGGGCCGACGCCACCAAGAGCACCAACAACACGAAGCCGAGCATGGCCCCACTGTTGCGCCGAAGTTTGCGCAGAGCCGCGTTTTCTGTGCGCCGGGGTTTGAGTGAAGTGGTGGTCATGAAAAGCTGATCCTCGGGTCGAAGGTGGCGTAGGCGAGGTCAACCAGCAAATTGACCACTGAGTAAGCCAGACCTGCCACCAGCGTTACGCCCATGACCGCCGGAAAGTCGAGGCTGATGGCCGAGGTGGTGGCGTAGCTGCCGATACCCGGCCACGAAAAGATGGTTTCGGTCAGCACTGCGCCGGTCAGCAAGCTGCCGAACAAACTGCCGAAGACCGTCAGCAGCGGCAGAGCAGCGTTCTTGAGAGCGTGTCGCCAAATGACCCGGTTTTGCTTGAGGCCCTTGGCACGGGCGGTGCGGATGTAGTCCTGCGAAAGCACTTCCAGCAGCGCACTCCGGGTCATTCGGGTCAGCAGCGCCGCTGAGAACGCGCCCAGCACCAGCCCCGGCAAAATCAGGTGGCGCAGGCTATCCACCAGCACTTGCGGGTCACGGGCGAGAATGGCGTCCATGGTCACCAGGCCGGTGTGAACTGGTGGGGCGAGGCTGTAGGCGTCAATGCGGCCCGGCCCCGGCAGCCAGCCGAGGCGCTCATGGAAAATATTGAGCGCCAAAATCGCCAGCCAGTACACTGGGGTCGCTCCGCCCAACAGCGCAAAAATACGGGCCAGCAAATCGAGCGCTTTGCCATGTTGCAGCGCCGCCAAAATGCCCAGCGGCAAGCCGATCAGCACCGCGAAAACAACTGCGCCGAGGGTCAGCTCCAGCGTGGCCGGAAAAAACTGTTTCAAATCCGCCGTGATGCTGTTTTGGGTTCGCAGCGAAGTGCCGAGGTCGCCCTGAAGCAGCTTGCCCATGTACACGCCGTACTGCACGGCCAGCGGTCTGTCGAGTCCGTTTTTGACGCGGAACTCTTGAAGCTGCTCTTCGCGGGCATTGTTGCCCAGCGCCGCCGCCGCCGGATCAGCGGGCAGGGCATGTGAAATAAGAAAAGCCGCCAGCGTGACGCCCCACAGCACGAAGACCATCAGCGCCAGCCGCCGGAGAATGTAGATCAGCAAAGGAGTCTCCTCAGAAGGCGGTGAGCCGCGAGTGATACAGATTCCGGTTGAACAGTTAAGTAATAACTGCGAAACCCGACCAGCGGGCAGGCCCCATACGGGTGCCGCTCTGCCCAAGACAGCGGGAGTAGGAAAAAGTACGGATTCCAGAATGGAGTTGGCTTTCGGTACTTTTCCGAAAGAGAACAGAATGGCCGGAATCCGTATGATGTGAAAAAGAAGTTCGCTTTGCCCATTCACGCCTTCCGCTGACTCGGCAAGCTCGGCAGCAGAGGGGAATAAGCAAAGCGAACGTCCCTGCTACTTCTTGCTTACTTTCTCAAAGCGCACGTCACCGTTGGCATTGCGGTCAAACCCCACCACGTTGACGCTGGTGACGACCGGCTTGTACGGCTGATACAAGATGGCATAAGGGCCGTCTTTGGCCACCAGCTCGGTGAGCTGTTTGTAGAGCGCCACCCGTTTGGTCGCGTCGGTTTCGATGGCGGCGGCTTGGGCCAGTTTGCTGGCTTGGTCGTTTTGCCACACGTTGCGCCAGGCCAGCGACTTGGCGTTGAAGTCGGCCAGCGGGGTGCCGTTGCCGTCCGCGTCGGCGTAGTCAGGACTCCACGGAGCCAAGATCAGTTCGGCTTTTTGGGCGCGGTACATGGTGTAGAGGTCAGCACTCACCATCTGCTTGATGTTGGCCTTGATGCCGATTTTGGCCAAGTCCGACTGCACCTTGGCGGCCAGGTCTTGGCACGGCACGCCACCCGCGCACGAGCCGGTGGGAATCGAGAAATCCACGCTGAAGCCGCCGCTCTTGCCCGCCGCCGCCATCAGTTCTTTGGCTTTGGCCACGTTGTAGGTGTACGGCAAAGCGCTGTTGGATCCGGCCAGTCCAATCGGAATGATGGTCTGGGTTTTGCGGCCCAGCCCCTGCAACAAGCTCTTGATAATGCCGTCTTGGTCGGTGGCGTAGCGCACCGCTTGGCGCACGCGGGCGTCTTCGAACGCTGCGCCCTTGCCGGAGTTCATGCCCAGATACTGAAGCTGAAAGGTGCCGGTTTTCAGGGCCTTCAGCTTGGAATTTTTCAGCGCGGCATTAAAGGCGTCGGGAGTGTAGTCCCAGGCCACGTCGATTTCGCCGGAGTTGAGCGCCGACTGCTGCACGGCGGATTCCTGCATGTAGCGCAAAATCACCCGCTTGATGTTGGGCGACTTGCGAAAGGCATTGGGGTTGATGTCCAGCGCCACCTGAGCGCTTCTGTCCCAGCGGTTGAGGGCAAACGGCCCCGAGCCTGCCGAGTGGTCTTTGAGCCAAGCCGTGCCGAAGTCGCCGTTTTGCTCGTGGGATTTGGCCTCCGCGCTGTCGATCACGCCGCCCACATTGAAAGTCAGGAGCGCCAGCACGATGTTGGGATTGGCAGTTTTGGGAATGTCCATCACCAGCGTCTTGGCGTCGGGGGCTGTCACCGAACCGATTTTGATGTTGGCCACGTCGGTCAGCAAAAAGCTTGACGGCGTTTTGAGCGAGATGACGCGGTTGAGCGAGTACACCACGTCGGCCGCCGTGACGGGCCTGCCTGTGCTGAACTTGGCGTCGCGCAGCGTGAAGGTGATGCGGGAGCCGGTGGCGGTGGGCGCGACCTTCCAACTGCTGGCCAGACGCGGGCGCAGGGTGGTCAGGTTGTTGCCTTCGTAGGCCACCAGGGTGTCGTAGAGGTTGCCCGCCAGCAGCGAGCCGGTAAACTCATACGAGACGCCCGGATCGAGCGTGATCAGATCGGAAAAGTCGCCGCCCAGCACCAGCGTACTTTCGCGGCCCGACTGCGCGGCGGCCAGCGGCAAACTCAGAGCGAGGGCGAGCGCGAGGGTACTTCTCAGGCGGTGTGTGGTTCGGTGCATGGGGTGTCCTCCTTGAACAAAAACCTTGAACAATGACCCAAAAACAAAATGCACCCGACCAAGGAGGCCCGGATAGCAGTTAGTGTGACACAACGACCGCGCCGCCGTAAACGCTTCACTGCGCTGACCTGAACGCGCCGGTTTGACCTCACCAACTTGCCCCGGCTGGCTTGGCGGCACAGACTGGCACTACACTTGCCGGTCAGCTTGCCAGCGTAAAATGCACGGCAATGTCTCAGCCTGCCCACACTTACCCGCCCGCGCTGAGTTTCCCGCTGCCCGGCGGTGAGCTGCGCGTACTGCACCTCGAAGACAATGTGCTGGATCAAGAACTCGTCGCCATCACTTTAGAAGGTGCTGATCTGCCATGGATTCCGGTGCTGCGGCAAGTCGAGAGCGCCGAGAGCTACCTGGAGGCCCTCAAGGAGTTCTCGCCGCATCTGGTGCTCTCGGATTTCTCACTGCCGGGCTACGACGGTTTGTCGGCGTTTGAAGCGGCCCGGCAGGCCAAACCCTACCTCCCTTTTATCATCGTGACCGGCGCGATGGGCGAGGAAGTGGCCGTCGATACCCTGCGGCGCGGCGTCACCGATTATGTCCTCAAGCAGCGCTTAGAGCGCCTCGCGCCGGCGGTGCGCCGCGCCATTGCCGAAGCCGCCGAGCGCTCGCGGCGCGAACTGGCCGAGGGTGAAATCCGGGCACTCAACGCCGCTTTGCAGGTGCGGCTGGGTGAAGTGGAGCGGCTGGGCAAAGTCGCCGAGGAAGGCCGCCTCAAACTCGAACAAACCGCTCAGCAGCTCGAAGAATCTCTCAACCTCCAAAAGACGTTTCTGGCTGAAACCAGCCACGAACTCCGCACTCCGCTCACCGCCCTCCTCGGCTATCTGCGGCGGGTCGAGCGCGAATTCGCGGCGGCGGGCGCTGCGCCAAGTCAGACCCTGCACGACGCTCAGCGGGTGGCCGAAAACATGACGCGCTTGGTCAACGACCTCTTGCAGCTTTCACGCGGCGAATTGGTGCAGAGCATCGAGCCGCATTTTGTGCAACTCGCTGAACTGTTGCGGGCGGTGGGGCGCGATTACGGCGTCAGCGTCCGCACGCCCGAACTCGAAATCGTGGGCGATCCGGGGCGGCTGACTCAGGTCTTCGTCAATCTGGTGAGCAATGCGGTGCGGGTCAGCGGCGGAGCCGACCACGTCGAGCTGCAAGCTTTTGAAGAAGGCGGGCAAGTCAAAATCTGCGTCATCGATCACGGCCCCGGCATCCCCGACGACGTCAAGCCGCGCATCTTCGATAAATTTTACCGGGGCAAGGAGGCGGGGTCGGCGGGACTGGGCCTGACCATCGCGCAGCAGGTCATCACCGCGCACGGCGGCCAGATCAAGGTGCTGGACACCCCCGGCGGCGGAGCCACTTTTGAAGTGTGCTTGCCTTCGCTCGACGACGAAGAGGAATGGGACGGCACCTGGGCCGAGGTGAGCGCCGACGTGACGTGGGACGAGGCCGAAGACCAGGTGCTGTCTCTGGACGGCAATTCAGCGCCTGATTAAAAAGCGGCCATCGGGGTAAGCTACTGGCATGACCTTAGCCGATTCTGCCGCCCCGGACGTCCAACCCGTCAGCACGAAAACCATGCAGGTGACTTGGCTCGGTGAGCAGCGCTACCTCGGCGTCTCGGCGTCGGGCCACCAACTGCTGATCGACAACAGCGCCACCAAGATCGGCGTCAGCCCGATGGAAGCGCTGCTGGGGGCGCTGGCGACCTGCACCGCCTACGACGTGGTGGAAGTGATGAACAAGCGCCGCACCCCTCTGGCCCGCTACCGCATCGAAGTGGAGGGCGAGCGGGCGCAGAGCGATCCCAAGCGCTACACCACCATCACCCTGCGCCACATTGCCGCTGGCAAAGGCGTGAGCGCCGAGCAGTTCGAACGCGCCGCCAAGCTCAGCCACGAAAAATACTGCTCGGTGGCCGCCAGCTTAAACAGCGAGATCGTGGTGGAAACTCGGCTGGAAAGCAGCGAAACAACCTGAGTTTGCTCCAGCTGAGCTAAACTCTGTTGCAATGGAACTGCTGACCCTTCACACCCTCACCTGCTGGCTGGCACCGCTCTCAGCTATCCACACCACCGCTGGGCGCGTTTTTGCATCGCTGGCGAAGCTCCAACGGCTGCCGATTCTACTGGGCTGCGTGGTCGGCCTAATTCTACAAATGACGTTCAAAGTTGGTTTCGGCGCAGCGCTGAAAAGTCCTGCGCTTCACCTCAGAGCCGCTCCGCTGGCGGCCTGCGCTTGAGCACGCTGGAGAGTGTCGCCAGCAGCGCCGCCTTACCTGCCAGTACCCGTGAGCGCATCCTCTCTGAAGGAGCGCAGCTTTTTGTGGCGCGGGGCTATCACGGCGTCAGTATGCGCGAGGTGGCGGCGGCAGTTGGCGTGACCAAACCGGCCCTCTACCACCACTACGCCGACAAGGAAGGCCTGTTTTTGGCGATTCTCAACGGCGCTTTGGCAGGTTTGGCGGGCGTTACCGAGGTCTCGAAGCAGCAAGTCGGGCTGCGTGCCCAGCTTTACGCGCTGATCCACGCCTTACTCATCAGCGCTCCGCAGCAGCGGGTGGGCCTGCAACTGGCCGGCGAACTCAAACACGTCTCCGCCGAGCGCCGCGCCGACTTTGAGCAGCGTTACCGCAAGTTGTGGATGGGCGGCCTGAGTGAGCTGATGAGCACCGCTGCCGAGCGCGGTGAGGTGCGGGCCGACTTGCCCAGCGCGGTGCTGACGCGGGCGCTGCTGGGCCTGCTCTACCCGCTGGTCAGTGGAGCGCCCAGCCCCGATCCCGAAGGCACAGCGCAGGCGTTGGTGAGTTTGTTTTTGGACGGCGCGGGAAAATAAATTTTGGTCATCCCGAGGTTTGGGAACAGCCTCACGAAATAGAGTCGTTGTCGTCAGGGAGCGCCTTCAAGGACGTTAAGTGCGCTCAAGGAATCTGGATGCTCATTTAGGCGCGGCGAATCTTGTGTGATTTGATGAGGTTCGGGCATTCCCCAACCCAGCACCGACGTGCTATACTCCCCCCTGTTGCCTTGCTTTTAAGCTTGCCCGAAGGGTAAAAAGCAGGCGAGAAATTGCAACCAGCCGCAACTTGCACTCCGCCGCCGAAAGCGAGTGTGCTCAGGCGCAGGCGAAGACTCAGGAGAAATTACCATGGCCAAGCACCCCGTTCCCAAGAAGAAAACCAGCAAGAGCAAGCGCGATATGCGCCGCAGCCACCACGCCCTCACGGTGCCCAACTTGGTGCCCTGCCCCAACTGCCACAACAAGAAGTTGCAGCACCATGTCTGCCCGAGCTGCGGTTTTTACGCAGGTCGCCAGATTATCAGCGTCTGAACCAATTTTAGAACGAAAGCGGCGTCCTATGGGGCGCTGTTTTTGTTTTGAGAAGTAGGCAGAAAAGACGTGAGTGGGTTGAGTTTCTGCCCCCCTCGAGCCGAGAGGTTGGGCGGGGGTGAGGTGAAGCAGCCGTTCATAAAAATGCACCTCGGCTGGCCCCCGATTTCCTCACCCTGCACTCCTCAGTCCCCCAGCACCTTCACCCCATGTCGCCGCAGCAGGCCAAGCACCACGCTCAGCGGAAAACCCACCACGCCGCTGTATTCGCCCTCAATGCGCTCTATCAGTGCCGCGCCCAGACCCTGAATGCCGTAGCCGCCCGCTTTGTCCAATCCTTCGCCAGTTTGGGCGTACCACTGCACTTCCGAGGGGGTCAGCGTCCGAAAAAACACGCGGGTGTCCGACACTTCAGCGTCTTCGCCCTGCGGCGACAGCACGGCCACGCCGGTATAGACGTGGTGGACTTGGCCGCTCAGCTCGGCGATAAATTCAGCATTTTCGGCAGCGGTGGCGGGCTTGGCCAGTTGCTTTGAGCCCAGCGCCACCACCGTATCCGAGGCGATCACCAGGGCGTCCGGGTGCAGGGTAAAGACGGCCCGGCCCTTTTGCAGCGCCAGATCGCGGGCGACTTCCAGCGGGTCGGTGTGGTCGCTGTGTTCATCCAAGTCGGCGGC contains:
- a CDS encoding TetR/AcrR family transcriptional regulator, whose product is MSTLESVASSAALPASTRERILSEGAQLFVARGYHGVSMREVAAAVGVTKPALYHHYADKEGLFLAILNGALAGLAGVTEVSKQQVGLRAQLYALIHALLISAPQQRVGLQLAGELKHVSAERRADFEQRYRKLWMGGLSELMSTAAERGEVRADLPSAVLTRALLGLLYPLVSGAPSPDPEGTAQALVSLFLDGAGK
- a CDS encoding ABC transporter substrate-binding protein, producing MHRTTHRLRSTLALALALSLPLAAAQSGRESTLVLGGDFSDLITLDPGVSYEFTGSLLAGNLYDTLVAYEGNNLTTLRPRLASSWKVAPTATGSRITFTLRDAKFSTGRPVTAADVVYSLNRVISLKTPSSFLLTDVANIKIGSVTAPDAKTLVMDIPKTANPNIVLALLTFNVGGVIDSAEAKSHEQNGDFGTAWLKDHSAGSGPFALNRWDRSAQVALDINPNAFRKSPNIKRVILRYMQESAVQQSALNSGEIDVAWDYTPDAFNAALKNSKLKALKTGTFQLQYLGMNSGKGAAFEDARVRQAVRYATDQDGIIKSLLQGLGRKTQTIIPIGLAGSNSALPYTYNVAKAKELMAAAGKSGGFSVDFSIPTGSCAGGVPCQDLAAKVQSDLAKIGIKANIKQMVSADLYTMYRAQKAELILAPWSPDYADADGNGTPLADFNAKSLAWRNVWQNDQASKLAQAAAIETDATKRVALYKQLTELVAKDGPYAILYQPYKPVVTSVNVVGFDRNANGDVRFEKVSKK
- a CDS encoding Maf family protein; its protein translation is MAPSQPSIILASGSPRRRELLTSLGVNFTVEAADLDEHSDHTDPLEVARDLALQKGRAVFTLHPDALVIASDTVVALGSKQLAKPATAAENAEFIAELSGQVHHVYTGVAVLSPQGEDAEVSDTRVFFRTLTPSEVQWYAQTGEGLDKAGGYGIQGLGAALIERIEGEYSGVVGFPLSVVLGLLRRHGVKVLGD
- the rpmF gene encoding 50S ribosomal protein L32, encoding MAKHPVPKKKTSKSKRDMRRSHHALTVPNLVPCPNCHNKKLQHHVCPSCGFYAGRQIISV
- a CDS encoding ABC transporter permease, with product MLIYILRRLALMVFVLWGVTLAAFLISHALPADPAAAALGNNAREEQLQEFRVKNGLDRPLAVQYGVYMGKLLQGDLGTSLRTQNSITADLKQFFPATLELTLGAVVFAVLIGLPLGILAALQHGKALDLLARIFALLGGATPVYWLAILALNIFHERLGWLPGPGRIDAYSLAPPVHTGLVTMDAILARDPQVLVDSLRHLILPGLVLGAFSAALLTRMTRSALLEVLSQDYIRTARAKGLKQNRVIWRHALKNAALPLLTVFGSLFGSLLTGAVLTETIFSWPGIGSYATTSAISLDFPAVMGVTLVAGLAYSVVNLLVDLAYATFDPRISFS
- a CDS encoding hybrid sensor histidine kinase/response regulator, translated to MSQPAHTYPPALSFPLPGGELRVLHLEDNVLDQELVAITLEGADLPWIPVLRQVESAESYLEALKEFSPHLVLSDFSLPGYDGLSAFEAARQAKPYLPFIIVTGAMGEEVAVDTLRRGVTDYVLKQRLERLAPAVRRAIAEAAERSRRELAEGEIRALNAALQVRLGEVERLGKVAEEGRLKLEQTAQQLEESLNLQKTFLAETSHELRTPLTALLGYLRRVEREFAAAGAAPSQTLHDAQRVAENMTRLVNDLLQLSRGELVQSIEPHFVQLAELLRAVGRDYGVSVRTPELEIVGDPGRLTQVFVNLVSNAVRVSGGADHVELQAFEEGGQVKICVIDHGPGIPDDVKPRIFDKFYRGKEAGSAGLGLTIAQQVITAHGGQIKVLDTPGGGATFEVCLPSLDDEEEWDGTWAEVSADVTWDEAEDQVLSLDGNSAPD
- a CDS encoding OsmC family protein, encoding MTLADSAAPDVQPVSTKTMQVTWLGEQRYLGVSASGHQLLIDNSATKIGVSPMEALLGALATCTAYDVVEVMNKRRTPLARYRIEVEGERAQSDPKRYTTITLRHIAAGKGVSAEQFERAAKLSHEKYCSVAASLNSEIVVETRLESSETT